A window of Fusarium falciforme chromosome 1, complete sequence genomic DNA:
TGGGCCTCAGAGAAACCACGACTCCTCCCCTCTTTAGCACTTCGCAGTCGGCAACCGCCTATCCCGCGAGCACGCCGCTTCTGGTGGACCCCGAAACCCAAGATCCTCTTCCGGGGGCATCTCTCCCCTCAACGAGCCCGACGCCTTCCCACCAAGGGGGAGGCTATCGCTATGACTCTTCAGTGTCCAGGATGCTGGAGTGGCCTTTCATGCGCCAGATGTTCGAGAGCCTCGGCCAAAAGCCCCCATCGCCACTGGGCGAGCACGATATTCCCGCGTTCCCAAGGGGGCTCCGTGACTCAAGCATCGCTCTCCCTTCAGAGGGCCTCCAACCAGTGGGCCTTTCGGGCAACGCCAGCCTTCAGGTGCCACTGCAGCTCACGGGCTCTCCGTCAGCTCTCAACCTCAGCCCTCCCAGTGTCGACTGGGAGACGATGCAACGTCTCAGCAAGGGCTACTTTGATGTCATCAACTTCCTCCACCCCATCATGGACCGGCAATGGTTCAACTCCAACACACTCACATCCATCCTCAACAATGGGTTTCAGGAAGGAGCCATCTCGTCGCTTGTACTACTCGTCCTTGCCCTCGGAGAGGTGGCGCTCACGACTTCTGAAGTTCCGATATCTGCGTACAAACAACGCCCATCAGGGATCAAGGGGGGGACTATTGATCGGCCACCTGGCCTCGGGTACTTTAATGAAGCAAGAAAACGAATGGGATTCGCACTTAGCGAGGTCAGCCTGGAGAATATTCAGATGTTTGCACTGGCGGCACTGTACCACCAGAGCTGCGGACAGGCCCTGGTAAATGCTGAGCTGAGACTCGACCGGACTGGACAATGTTGTGCTAACTTGTTCTACAGGAGTGTTGGAGGATGACAGTGTACGCGTCCTTGGCTTGCCAGGCTTTGATAACAAGGTTTGAGCCCCCGTTCAGAAGCAGGTCGGTGCACACTAAGTCATACTAACAAACACAGCAAACCCAATGAGCTTCATGGCCCTCGAGCAGATTTGATTAAGCGGATATTTTGGCATTGCTCCATCATGGAAACGTATGAAGACTACTTGCGTTCGGACGTTCTGTGCTGATGGCCCATATAGGTGTTTTCATATGGAGTTTGGGCTGCCCCTGACTGGActggagaagctggacgATGGCATCGGCCTCCCAGACTTTAGCGGGCCTATCACCGACGACGACTATATTGGCAACCAAGCAACCCATTTCCAGGAACACTTTGCATCACATATTGTCTTGCGGAGGCTTTCTGCGAGTTTCCACTCGACTCTCAGCAAGGGTTAGTGATCAGGAGGTCTAGCTGTGGCTAGTACTCCTTTCAGGATACCCCTCAACCCTGTGATAGCGACCAGTGATGCTAACACGTCTCAGCATTTGGGATGGGCTCGGCTCTTCCTCTGCCAGGTTTTGGGTCTTTTACAGGGTCGTCTAGCAGTGGTAGCCCGGCTCTGATGAAGCAGCTCGACGCGCAACTTGATCAATGGCGGGGTATGCTCCCAGGCCACCTTCGATGGCAAGACAGCTTGAATCAGTCGATGGGTTTCTCAGACCCCTCTCACGATGCCTTCGGCGCTGTCTACACCGGTCAGCCTCTGCAGAGCACGTACATGTTTACCCCTGACCTCGACGCTCCCCCTGCGAGCTACCCATACGCTGCCGATATCCAGGTGGCACTCCTCCGAACCCGATATTACTACAACAAGTATCTAATCTACCGGCCATGCGTGTTCAAGGCTCTCCACCACCCAGAGAGCTTGACGCGCGAAGACGCCGAAGGTGCGGCAGAGTGTCTCAAGGCGTCGCTCAAGTGGCCGATTGCCCTGTCACCGCCGTGCACCAACAAGAGACTGGTGCCAACCACCTTCTTCT
This region includes:
- a CDS encoding Zn(2)-C6 fungal-type domain-containing protein — protein: MDAGPPSSSNVSPGPGPQTSRKERGAIAAQACETCRNRKQRCDEQRPKCGTCQRFKLDCRYREPQPTKKDKTLVEILDRLKTVESKIDNLGLRETTTPPLFSTSQSATAYPASTPLLVDPETQDPLPGASLPSTSPTPSHQGGGYRYDSSVSRMLEWPFMRQMFESLGQKPPSPLGEHDIPAFPRGLRDSSIALPSEGLQPVGLSGNASLQVPLQLTGSPSALNLSPPSVDWETMQRLSKGYFDVINFLHPIMDRQWFNSNTLTSILNNGFQEGAISSLVLLVLALGEVALTTSEVPISAYKQRPSGIKGGTIDRPPGLGYFNEARKRMGFALSEVSLENIQMFALAALYHQSCGQALECWRMTVYASLACQALITSKPNELHGPRADLIKRIFWHCSIMETCFHMEFGLPLTGLEKLDDGIGLPDFSGPITDDDYIGNQATHFQEHFASHIVLRRLSASFHSTLSKAFGMGSALPLPGFGSFTGSSSSGSPALMKQLDAQLDQWRGMLPGHLRWQDSLNQSMGFSDPSHDAFGAVYTGQPLQSTYMFTPDLDAPPASYPYAADIQVALLRTRYYYNKYLIYRPCVFKALHHPESLTREDAEGAAECLKASLKWPIALSPPCTNKRLVPTTFFWSQNLFGILILLHLSQQHPMLLRIRSSLCGQRFDVEATESVNAYLDWLRDMKKIDSTANWCWNIIRLIYRLDD